One window of the Podospora pseudopauciseta strain CBS 411.78 chromosome 4, whole genome shotgun sequence genome contains the following:
- a CDS encoding hypothetical protein (antiSMASH:Cluster_9; COG:S; EggNog:ENOG503NZD0), translating into MTFQKAPKGTIAIEEAVLDPAGLSWISASAPLFNPGHRQTPPDSPSGSPPGSPTRHSHLTSLLQDVHTTRLHQMDTHGVEYMLLSLTSPGPQGESDPAKAAIIAREANNWLSEQVNLNPARFGGLASVSMHNSAVASAEAVRAVKELGFFGLIINDYQDSSPGVPNADKEGKIYYDGEGFHEFWKTVEELDVPVYLHPRYPAAQDLEPGTKWGDRKQILGAAVQFHLDLSTHVYALCSSGVFDLFPRVKVVIGHLGEGIPFNLWRADHWYNKPVKKATRPSKEDYTYYFTHNISITTSGNFNEPGLKFCIDQIGVERCLFSIDYPYDTIAEAQYWWHGVDLPADQKELVARGNAIRLFKLPLDP; encoded by the exons ATGACCTTCCAGAAAGCTCCTAAAGGCACTATCGCCATCGAAGAGGCTGTCCTCGACCCTGCCGGCCTCAGTTGGATCTCTGCCTCGGCGCCCCTCTTCAACCCAGGACATCGCCAAACACCTCCGGACTCGCCTTCCGGCTCTCCTCCCGGTTCTCCTACCCGTCACTCTCACCTTACATCTCTTCTTCAAGATGTCCACACTACCCGCCTTCACCAGATGGACACACATGGCGTGGAATACATGCTTCTGTCTTTGACCTCCCCCGGACCCCAAGGCGAATCAGACCCTGCCAAAGCCGCGATCATCGCCCGTGAGGCCAATAACTGGCTTTCAGAGCAAGTGAATCTCAACCCAGCGCGTTTCGGGGGTCTCGCGTCAGTTTCCATGCACAACTCTGCTGTTGCTTCAGCTGAAGCAGTTCGGGCAGTGAAGGAACTGGGATTTTTCGGTCTGATCATCAACGACTACCAGGATTCCTCACCTGGTGTTCCCAACGCAGACAAGGAAGGCAAGATATACTACGACGGTGAAGGATTTCACGAGTTTTGGAAGACTGTTGAAGAACTGGACGTGCCAGTGTACTTGCACCCTCGATACCCGGCGGCACAGGACCTCGAGCCTGGGACCAAATGGGGAGATAGGAAGCAGATTCTCGGGGCTGCGGTTCAGTTCCATTTGGATTTGAGCACGCATGTGTACGCACTGTGTTCATCAGGCGTATTCGATCTCTTTCCACGAGTCAAGGTCGTTATTGGGCACTTGGGAGAAGG GATTCCCTTCAATCTTTGGAGGGCAGACCACTGGTATAACAAACCCGTGAAGAAGGCCACCCGACCGTCCAAGGAGGACTACACCTACTATTTCACCCACAACATTTCCATCACCACGTCGGGAAACTTTAATGAGCCAGGCCTCAAGTTTTGCATAGATCAAATCGGAGTGGAACGGTGTCTATTCTCAATTGATTACCCATACGACACCATTGCAGAGGCACAATACTGGTGGCACGGCGTGGACTTGCCAGCCGATCAGAAAGAGCTGGTAGCAAGGGGAAACGCCATCCGTTTGTTCAAACTGCCATTGGATCCTTGA
- a CDS encoding hypothetical protein (antiSMASH:Cluster_9; COG:G; EggNog:ENOG503NVX1; CAZy:GH10): protein MNFHLFLLSSAFVAVSGQLDKVAKEAGLLYFGTAVDNPSLNNQNYLRIARDPAEFGSLTPANGQKWSNTQASQGRFTYGSGDAIANIARQTGQQLRCHTLVWYNQLPGWDTVSSVYNRDQMQQIITAHIQNVAGHYKGRCYAWDVVNEAMEDDGRYRNNPMYRAMGVDYITHSFKVAQQTDPAAKLYYNDFNIERCCNAKINATIAMIRTVKAAGAPVHGIGMQGHSRVGMSPSKREMKETMARFSELVDEVAFTEVDIRHTKLPIGAAEREQQGKDYMEVVGACLETPKCVGITVWDFTDQYSWIPQQYPGEGEACLWDRNYNKKPAYHSIVGLLQSAASSGLRTSATPAPVAAIAVTAA from the exons ATGAATTTccaccttttccttttgTCTTCTGCGTTTGTGGCGGTCTCTGGCCAGCTCGACAAGGTTGCGAAAGAAGCCGGACTCCTGTACTTTGGCACCGCAGTCGATAACCCCAgtctcaacaaccaaaaTTATCTCCGTATCGCTCGTGATCCCGCTGAGTTTGGCTCGCTCACTCCGGCCAACGGACAGAAGTGGTCCAACACCCAGGCGAGCCAGGGGCGCTTCACTTACGGGAGTGGTGATGCGATAGCTAATATTGCACGACAGACAGGCCAGCAGTTGAGATGCCATACCTTGGTGTGGTATAACCAGTTGCCTGGATGGG ACACAGTCAGCAGCGTCTACAATCGCGACCAGATGCAACAAATCATTACCGCACATATTCAGAATGTGGCTGGACACTATAAGGGACGGTGCTATGCCTGGGACGTGGTCAATGAAGCTATGGAGGATGACGGAAGATACCGCAATAATCCTA TGTACCGAGCCATGGGGGTTGACTATATCACACACTCCTTCAAGGTAGCCCAGCAAACTGACCCCGCCGCGAAGCTCTATTACAACGATTTCAACATTGAGCGTTGCTGCAACGCCAAGATCAATGCCACCATCGCCATGATTCGCACTGTTAAGGCCGCGGGGGCTCCCGTTCACGGAATCGGCATGCAGGGTCACTCCCGGGTGGGCATGTCACCATCCAAGCGAGAGATGAAGGAGACCATGGCTCGGTTCTCTGAGCTTGTCGATGAAGTTGCCTTCACCGAGGTTGATATTCGTCACACCAAGCTACCGATCGGGGCGGCCGAGAGGGAACAGCAAGGGAAAGATTACATGGAAGTTGTAGGGGCATGCTTGGAGACGCCAAAGTGTGTCGGGATCACTGTATGGGATTTCACTGACCAG TATTCGTGGATCCCTCAACAGTAtcctggggagggagaggcgtGTCTATGGGATAGGAATTATAACAAGAAGCCAGCCTATCACAGCATCGTTGGACTACTGCAGAGTGCTGCGAGTTCTGGTCTTAGAACATCCGCGACACCCGCACCAGTGGCTGCTATTGCTGTTACTGCGGCTTGA
- a CDS encoding hypothetical protein (EggNog:ENOG503PEPG; COG:S; SMCOG1052:Terpene synthase/cyclase metal-binding domain protein; antiSMASH:Cluster_9), translated as MSVMTHTQETPVAQIAALIHGQSLRLPSLQPVLSNWPTLLSPHYAELKKKVGMKIDEWISDERVRRKAQIIDLPLFSSIWYPHATLDRLEMITWYSMWIFLWDDVIEDSATPASGITDKVSWIHHQALKYMEYHLGLSSSLEEPIPPTKYCTLFRYAAEPFRKASSLLQRIRFYEELKVYMDGCEVEQEFVRAGELPSWREYWSHRLGTSSVHTYSALGEYMSGGNIPPEMFDTPELKELWVGINRHIVTVNDLISFKKEVEKSSFHSLVPIVMNETGANLDTVVDSLVDTLRNIGDSMNRAGDRLIALAENSHGAQGRQNMEQYVRCFQTSATGNYWWSLFCRRYGVEQYLQADGSLVERAPGDIGEEPLISRTDYRPSCNLHDFLGEKQQLQMHIWKYVRRYGFFGRLNTNTTWGDWDMGLSAPALDISAFCLPPVADVPAGESNVSVTCGHNWQDPLTKNYPLRNTSKTTFASGNRTFTLDYILANGICQPISDKYQWGFSYLQLYIVINVVLHWSTGIILLWLKAQFNLPLAQYDRVPRELECMLHMSRELQRHFKKSGVES; from the exons ATGTCAGTCatgacacacacacaagagACACCAGTGGCACAAATCGCTGCCCTAATACATGGTCAATCCCTCCGCCTCCCAAGCCTTCAGCCTGTGCTTTCGAACTGGCCGACACTGTTGAGCCCTCACTATGCTGAACTCAAAAAGAAGGTCGGCATGAAAATCGACGAGTGGATTTCTGACGAGCGCGTTCGACGAAAGGCACAAATCATTGACTTGCCATTGTTTTCTTCAAT CTGGTACCCTCACGCCACTCTGGACCGTCTTGAAATGATAACTTGGTACTCAATGTGGATCTTCCTTTGGGACGATGTTATTGAAGATAGTGCGACTCCTGCCTCCGGGATTACTGACAAGGTTTCATGGATACACCACCAAGCACTGAAGTACATGGAGTACCATCTCGGCCTGTCATCCTCCCTCGAAGAACCAATACCTCCCACCAAATACTGCACATTGTTCAGATATGCCGCCGAGCCGTTCCGGAAAGCATCAAGCCTCTTACAGAGAATCAGATTCTATGAAGAGCTCAAGGTATACATGGATGGCTGTGAAGTCGAACAGGAGTTTGTGCGTGCTGGCGAGCTTCCGAGTTGGCGAGAGTATTGGTCGCACAGACTGGGCACCTCATCTGTGCATACCTACAGCGCTCTGGGCGAATATATGAGTGGTGGAAACATACCACCAGAAATGTTTGATACCCCTGAGCTAAAGGAGCTTTGGGTTGGAATCAACAGGCACATTGTCAC TGTCAATGATCTAATATCATTCAAAAAGGAGGTTGAAAAGTCAAGCTTCCATAGCCTCGTCCCAATTGTAATGAATGAGACCGGCGCAAACTTGGACACGGTCGTCGACAGCTTAGTTGATACGCTGCGCAACATTGGAGACAGCATGAACCGAGCGGGGGATAGGCTGATTGCTCTCGCAGAGAACAGTCATGGAGCGCAAGGGAGGCAAAATATGGAACAGTATGTCCGGTGTTTTCAAACCAGCGCAACCGGGAATTACTGGTGGTC ACTCTTTTGTCGCCGTTATGGTGTAGAGCAATATTTGCAAGCCGATGGGTCTCTTGTT GAGAGGGCCCCTGGAGACATCG GTGAAGAACCTCTCATAAGTCGGACGGACTATCGTCCGAGTTGTAATCTCCATGATTTCCTCGGTgagaagcagcagcttcAAATGCACATCTGGAAAT ATGTCCGGCGGTACGGGTTTTTTGGTCGCCtaaacaccaacaccacatgGGGAGATTGGGACATGGGTCTATCCGCGCCAGCCCTTGACATCTCAGCCTTCTGCCTTCCACCAGTGGCCGATGTGCCAGCCGGCGAGTCCAATGTTTCCGTGACGTGTGGCCACAACTGGCAAGATCCGTTAACAAAGAACTACCCGCTCCGCAACACATCCAAGACGACATTCGCATCTGGCAATAGAACCTTTACGTTGGACTACATTCTGGCGAACGGCATCTGTCAGCCCATATCTGAT AAATACCAGTGGGGATTCTCCTACCTTCAGCTGTACATAGTCATCAATGTTGTCTTGCATTGGTCAACGGGCATCATCCTTTTGTGGCTCAAAGCTCAGTTCAACTTGCCGCTGGCACAGTACGACCGAGTTCCACGGGAATTGGAATGCATGCTGCACATGTCGCGCGAATTGCAAAGGCATTTCAAAAAGTCTGGCGTCGAGTCTTGA
- a CDS encoding hypothetical protein (EggNog:ENOG503PT9C; antiSMASH:Cluster_9; COG:C; SMCOG1087:hypothetical protein), with the protein MESQPPRIRVAISGGGLAGASLIQALLKHPQLDAHIFESATMFKEAGMAIGVTRNALTALDLLGSAAVKALENAGAVPMRGVRFLLAQGDKPGTVLDEVDYDSSGNKRLTSIVHRADFLRELLSSVPQDRMHPSKKLSNITTDADSDEVTMHFTDGTVHKTDILIGADGIHSTVRKFILGEDDPASAPRNTGVWTAMTLQPYAQARASIGTEAVNLDSPFEHSWIGKGSFVMHNLLSKGQLVQFVIAARDRTEGKADEWHRLVSSQEIKNAVQGWPDHLVKAIDALLCAQPTQPAMYLWDHAPARRYVSGPVCIMGDAAHATTPWQGSGGGMSLEDSMILSSLLGEVKTAAEAKVALGVYDHVRRARTQRIVQSSRETGEILLGGDAVDTYLREPGSFLHRWEFILDLDVERHRDDALRELHAALNEAHQTS; encoded by the exons ATGGAATCCCAACCTCCACGCATCCGCGTCGCCATATCGGGAGGGGGCCTAGCAGGTGCTTCACTCATCCAAGCTCTCCTCAAACATCCACAGTTGGACGCGCATATCTTTGAATCGGCCACGATGTTCAAAGAAGCTGGGATGGCCATAGGAGTTACCCGCAACGCACTCACAGCACTCGATCTCCTCGGTTCAGCCGCCGTCAAAGCCCTTGAGAATGCTGGAGCAGTGCCCATGCGCGGGGTCCGGTTCCTCCTTGCCCAGGGGGACAAACCGGGGACTGTGTTGGATGAAGTCGACTACGACAGTTCGGGGAACAAACGTCTTACAAGTATTGTTCATCGGGCCGATTTTCTCCGCGAACTACTGAGCAGCGTTCCGCAAGACCGAATGCATCCGTCCAAGAAGctcagcaacatcaccactgACGCGGATAGCGATGAGGTCACAATGCACTTTACAGATGGGACAGTTCACAAGACGGACATTTTGATAGGTGCGGACGGCATTCACAGCACAGTCCGTAAATTCATACTCGGTGAAGACGACCCAGCCTCTGCACCTCGAAACACTGGTGTTTGGACCGCCATGACTCTGCAACCGTATGCTCAAGCGCGGGCAAGTATCGGGACGGAGGCGGTCAATTTGGACAGTCCATTTGAACATTCATGGATAGGCAAGGGGTCATTTGTGATGCACAACTTGCTCAGCAAAGGGCAATTGGTCCAGTTTGTCATTGCCGCCAGAGATAGAACTGAAGGAAAAGCTGATGAGTGGCACCGTCTGGTGAGCTCGCAAGAAATCAAGAATGCAGTTCAAGGGTGGCCTGACCATTTGGTCAAGGCAATTGATGCC CTGCTCTGTGCCCAACCCACACAACCAGCCATGTATCTCTGGGACCATGCTCCAGCGCGTCGTTATGTCTCTGGGCCGGTTTGCATCATGGGCGATGCCGCGCATGCTACTACTCCGTGGCAGGGATCGGGAGGTGGAATGTCCCTCGAGGACAGCATGATATTGTCGTCTCTTCTTGGTGAAGTCAAGACAGCGGCTGAGGCGAAAGTCGCACTGGGGGTGTATGATCATGTTAGGCGTGCCAGGACGCAACGCATCGTCCAGTCCAGTCGCGAAACAGGAGAGATTCTGCTTGGTGGCGACGCGGTTGACACATATTTGCGGGAGCCAGGTTCATTTCTTCATCGGTGGGAGTTTATATTGGACCTGGACGTTGAGCGGCACCGTGATGATGCCCTGCGCGAATTGCACGCAGCCTTGAACGAAGCTCATCAAACTTCATGA